Below is a window of Methanobrevibacter sp. DNA.
CCATCAATGGTGATTTCATCCCCATCATTTGCTCCATCTATTAATTTTTGAATTTCTGTGAAATTCCTACCCTGGGCAACATCATCAGCATCAAGGACATTATTAGAAAGAGTAATATCTCCAGTAACTGAATGAATTGCACCTTTAGTTATATGATTATTTGTAAAATCACAATCACAAACAGTGCAGTGATTGGAATTAATATAAATTGCATTTCCCATTTTTGCAGTGTTGTTGACAAAACTGCAATTTGTCAGCTCACCATCACTAGAGAAGTAAACCGCACCACCACAGCTATAATCGCCAGTTGCAGTGTTGTTGACAAAACTACAATTTGTCAGCTCACCATCACTAGAGAAGTAAACCGCACCCCCAGTATTTGAAGCAGTGCTATCTGTAAAATTACAATCTGACAGTGTACCTGACTTTTCAAAGAAAACCGCACCGCCATTATTTTTAGAGGTACTGGTTATAAAATTACAATTTCTCACAACACCCTCATTCTGGAAGTAAACTGCACCGCCATCTTTAGTTGCTGTGTTATCCGTAAAATTACAATGTGCCAGAGTGCCCAAATCGCTAAAGTAAACCGCAGCGCCATAAGATGCATAGTTATCAAAAAAATTACAATTTGTCACTTCACCTTTACCCACGAAGAAAACTGAACCTCCGTCATTGAAGATATTGCTAAAATTACAATTTACTACAATACCTGACTTTTCAAAGAAAACTGCACTTCCATTTCCGGTTGTTTTACCATTTGTGAAAATTATGTTTTCAAGTATTACATTGTCGGCAGTTATTTTGAATATTCTTGATTTTTCTTTGGCATCGATTTTAAATCCGTTTCCATCGATTGTTATTGACTTGTTAATAATGATTCCTTCAATATCAAAACCGCTTTCCCATTCGTAATTCTTATTTAATGTTAATGTTGAACCCTGTTTTGCTGCTGTAATATTGGCTTGCAGTTCAGCAAATGTTCCACTATTTCCTTCACTTATGATTTCAACATTCTCTGTTTGACCTATCAGTTCATCATCCTCTGAAGATAACATCTTATCAGTATCTGACTGTGACAATTCAATTGTTGAATCCTCCTCACTGGCAATCACTGTATCGTCCATGTCACTGGCACAGACGCTGGCCACACTGAATATGAAAACGGCCAGCACCAGCGTGAACATTATTTTCTTGTATTTCATTTTCTCAATAAACTCCTGAAGAATAATATGCTAAAAATGTTTTATATAATCAAACAATCATAAAAATAAATTTTCTTTGTTTAAAACTTCTAAAACATGATTAAAATTCTATTCATTAATCTATAAATATATAACTATTTTTGAATATGAATGATATATTATTGCATTAAAATATAGAAATTATCTACTAAAAATCGAAATCTTATTCATTAATACTAACAAAAAACATTTAAAAATTAATAAAATTATCTCCCAGTTTTAAATGAAATTATTTGATAGTTAACAAAAAAAATAACAGGTATGATGTTTGAACGATATATTTTAAAAATAATTATACAAACAAACTATTCAGACAGACAATTTTTATAAAATCAACAACTATTTTAATAGCAAACGAAATAACTACTCCCATGAGTATGCTAATTAAATTTAAGGATTTGGTTTTGGAAAGTCTAAAAGATCACAAAAAACTGATAATCGGACTGTATATATTATTTATAATTTGTTTTATTGCTGCATGGATTTTATCCGGAGAAGCAGTGAATTCTATTTCAAGCAGTCTTCCGGCCATCAATGGGACCAATACAAATACAGGACTTAGTACAACTGAAATTTTCATCCATAATGAATTCGGAGGAATTATGACCTATGTCTCTTCAGTATTCTTTGCAATACCTGCAATTGTAATGATAATTTTCAATGGTGCTAACTTAGGAACCCTTGGAGCATTATTCAATACAATTTTGCCGAACGGAGGCATTATGTACATCTTTTATTTAATTCCTCATGGAATATTTGAAATCACAGCAACAATCATTCAATCCACTGCAGGAGTATTGCTTTTCCTGTTTATCGTGAGATTTTTAAGGACTTGGATAGGCAAAGACAGTAACGGAGCGTCTGATGCATTTGAAAAGAGCAAAAAATTATTGATTCACAGCATCATTCTCATGATTTTTTCAACAATATTATTGGTTATTGCAGCACCTGTTGAAGCATATTTATCTGTTCCTTTTTCAGAGTTTATAATGGGCCTTTTTTAATCAATTAACATAAATATGAGAATCATATCTTAAAAATAAGTACGTTTTCATCTAAAAGTTTTACTGTGTAAAAAAAAAGAAAAAATAGGTAATTGGTTTATTTACCAATTACTTCTTCTATTAATTTTTCATTTGGAGCTTCGATTTGTATTATATTGTTTACATCCTGGTAAATATAAACACATCTTCCATTGTCTTTTTGTTCAAAGAGACCTGTTTTGTTTGAAATGTTTTTCATTACAGTGTTTCCTTGAGGGACTAAATCAATAGCTTTTGATGGAACGATGTCAGTTATGGTGATGTTGTCAGTACCATTTTCGCTAACAACAACTGAATATTCACAAGGTACTCCGAAAAATGTACCGTTCTGGTTGTTTTGAGCTAAATCTTTGTTAATTGTAAACCCTTCAGGGTTGTTAACTGAAGCGGCACAAACCATACCGATTGAACAAAGTGCAATAAATAACAAGCTTATTGCAAATACTTTTTTCATATTCATAATAATCTCCTATTTTTTATAAATGACATTAAACGTCAATATAATATTTGTTTTTAGATAATATAAATATGTTGAACATTGTATATTTTTAACAAAATTAAGAAATCAATTGATATGTCAAAAGATTATCATCTTGACCACTGATATGCAATTCTTGGGGACCCGTCAGCCACATATATGGTGCCGCATCTTTTGAAATCATTTTTTTCAATGAGTTTCTGCATTATCACGTTGTCATGATGAGTATCTATACGTATATTGTCGCAGATGCTTTTGCAATAGTCTGCAGCGCATTTGAATATTCCATGTTTTGCGCCATCGCTTGCTATCCTATGAATTGTTAGATATTCATCATCATTAATCCATATTCCATCTTCTATATATTCATATGTGGGTTCAGCAGTATTAAAAAGAGCAAAAACCCCATGGATATCCTCACCATCACATATCAGGTAACAGTTTTCATTGTAGATATCCTGTTCAATCAGGTCAGGGGTAGGATATGAATATCCCCACTGCGTTGGATTTCCATTTTCAATCATTTGATTCTGGGCAGAATGATAGATGTCCATTATCCTGTCCAAATCTTCAATATCAGCTTTTCGGACAAACATAGACCCCTCATTAAAACTGTATTATCATTACCAGTCTTTTAATTCATCATAGGTCATGTTAACCTTTAATGGTGTTAAGCTTGGCCTTTTTTCAACAAGCAATGCATATCCGTCACTGCCTTCATCATATTCTTTTACAAGGTCAGGTGTTATCATGATTAAATCGTCACTATCCTGATTTTCATCCAACGGATAGCTGAAAATTTCTTCCTTTTCCTCGTCGGTATTGTCTATGACTTTTTTGTCAAGCATCTTATGGGACAAACTGGTAATTTTAACATCCTCGGATTCGTAATTGGAAGGTACATTTAAATTAAAGAGATCAACTTCCTCTGGAAATCCTTTGTCAATTATCTTCAATACCAAATCGTGGAGAACTTTTTTTGTCAAATCAAAATCATAGTCTATATACCATTCCCCTTTTTCATCCCTTTTGTATGATGTTTTCGGGTCCATGAAAAGTGATACTGCTATTGCTGGAATTCCCAGGCTGACCGCTTCAAAGGCTGCGCATACAGTTCCGGAGGATGTGATGTCACAGCTTATATTAACGCCCTGGTTTATTCCGCTGATAACCAGATCCGGCTTTTCATCCATAACATATTTTGCACCTACAACAACACAGTCTGCAGGACTTCCGTTGACTGAATATGCAGAACTTCCGTCTTCAAGCTGGCAGGATTCAATTTGCAAGTGTTTGAATAATGTTAAACGGCGTCCGACACTACTGTTATTCTTATCCGGAGCCACAACAGTAACATTAGCCAAATCTTCAACCGCCTGTTTTGCAGCCAATATTCCTGGTGCAAATACTCCATCATCATTAGATATCAAAATGTTCACAGTATCAAAACCCTAAATGTCAATAGTTACTACTATATTTCTAGCTCATAGTTAAAAAAAGTATTTTAAGATTGTGATGATGTTGAAAAATTTAAAAGGATTATGGAAGCTATTTTTCCAAAACAGCTATATAATCCATTTTTCTTCTAAGAAACGGCAGCCATGTGAATAGTCTGAATGCAGGCTTGAACTTGCTCATGCCGTCAAATAGATTGACATCCATAATCCATCTGAAATTACGATTCAGTTTAACCAAATCGCTTCCTTTTTCTACACCCCATATGAATTGTGAATCAGTTTCTTCTACAGATTTTTCTGTTACGTTTTCTACTGAAACCGGAGGCATTATCTCAATGAATATGCTGCAGTGCCTGAAATTGTCGCTGATAATCTTGAGGATTTCCCTATTGTCATTTTCACTCAGATACATTGACAACCCTTCAATTATGAATAAAACATTTCCGCTTTCGATTTTTATCTCTTCAGCCCATCTGGGATCCATTGCCGAATATGACAGTGTCTTGACTCTTTCACTGTCCTTGATGTACTGCAGTCTGAAATTTGCAGAGTTTTCCAAATCAACATTGTACCATCTAATCATCCCGTTGTCAAGCCTGTCGAATCTGGTATCCATTCCTGATGCGATATTGACTATTGTTGAGTGAGGATGTTTTTTGATGTAGTCTGAAACCATCTCATCCAGTACAATTGTCCTTGAAATTACTCCATATTTCATGAACCTGTCCTTATCAGCCATGCTGAAATCATAATCTATTTGTGATATGACGTCTATGGCTCTTCTATCGTGAAATTTATGGTTTTTTTGTTGTGAATGCTGTGCTTTGGCAAATAATGTCAAAAGCATTGTCTTTTCTACGCCCTCCAAATTCATAAGTTTTCCTCCATTATTTATTTTGAATTATATAATAATTGGATAAAGAACTATATAAATTTTTAGGTATACCTAAATTAAATTATAATTATATTAATTTTAATTCAAATGTAATTGATAAAAAAATAAAAAGTAAGTAAAAAGATTCAGATAGATTTCAGCAAATCATAAAGTTCAGGAATAGCCTGTTCAAATTTGACACCATACCAATGAGTTTCATCACCAATAGTTTTCTCCAAAGCCTTTTTAGTAAATTCACCAGCAATTTTAGCTGATTGAACAGGTGATTTTCCAATCATGACAGAGCCAACAAATGATGATGCGAAAACATCACCTGTGCCGTGGGAAATATAATCAACCTTGTCATTGTATACGATTTCAACAGTTGATTCCTGTTTGTCAAAAACAATCATGCCCATCTGGTCTCCATTGTCATACCCCTTAAGGATGACATATCTGTTGGTGAACTCCTTAAGGTCTTCTGCCATTTCCAGCATCTCCTCTATGGAGAAATTTTCCTTCCAAGGTTTATGGAGTATGTAACACGCCTCGGTTGTGTTTGGAAGAATATAATCTCCCAGTTTGCAGAGTTCCCCCATCTTATCTGCAAATTCCTGGTCAAAGCCATTGTAAAACTCCCCCATATCCGCCATTGCAGGGTCGACAAATACAAGTCCGCCAGGTTTTAATCTAGAATCAATAATGTCCTTGATATAGTCCAACTGTTCTGCAGATGCAATGAATCCAGTGTATATTGCGTCAAAATATATTCCTTCACTTTCCCAATGCTTTTGTATGGCTGGAAGGTCTTCTGTCAAGTCACGAACAGTATAATCTGTAAATCCTGAAGTGTGTGTGGAAAGAACTGCTGATGGAAGTATTGCAGTTTCTATTCCAAAAGCGGAAACTACAGGCAAAGCAACTGTTATTGAGCATTGTCCAAAACATGATACGTCCTGGATAGTTAAAATTTTAATTGATTCGTTCATATTTAAACCCTGATTATTTTTTTTAATGTTATAATTTAATATTGTTTTTCATAAGTTAATTAATTTTCATATATTATCTGACTCGCAATGAGTGAATTTTTCTTTAAATAGTGCTCCTGCATATGCAAGAAATGCTGAAACTATTATTGCAAGCAATGTCGGACCTAAAAATATTGAATCGAGATTGATTGCAATATTGTAGACAATAAATCCTGCAAGCCATGAAAAGATGTTCCAGTACCATATCCATCCCCCGTCACTCTGATCCTTAACGACATAATAAGAAACCAGAAGCACCGCAGCCATAGGGGCAAATACAGATGCTATGAGGTATAGGAAATCTATATAATTGTCCATTACTCCTGAAATTGCAAGCAAAGCGCTTAATGCACTGACCACAATACCAACCATTTTAGGGTTGAGCCTGTTGAAGATTACCTTCGCTGATTCTCCTGCTGAATTGGCCGCCATGAAGTTGGTTGTTACTGTTGAAAGCACCACAATTATTATACCGGCAGTTCCAAGATTTGTTAGAAGAATTGCCTGTGAAATATTAACTCCGGCTCCCAGATTTGCAATTTCAACACCAATGAAATACATCCAGAGACTTGCAAGAGTATATGCTATAGCAGACACCATTGTAGCTCCCATAGGCTTTTCAACATCCTTGGTATAATCTGAAATTACAGGAAGCCATGAAATAGGCATGGCTATTGAAATTTCAAAGATGTTCCAGAAGCTGAGAGCGGAAGCACTGTGCGCAATATTATCTGCAATCGGAAGAGCTGGAGTATTTGCTCCAAGCAGCTTGAAAGATAAAACCGCAAGCAAAGCAGTTAGAACCACCATAACTATAGTCGTTACTTTGGAAATTCTCTGAAGGCCAACATAGACATAAATCGCAATTAATATTGCAAGGAGAATGCAGATTACAGGAAAAGAGACTGGCAGATTTAAACTGCCCAATGCCAGAGCTCCCTGTGCATTCAGCACTGCAACCCATGCAACAAGC
It encodes the following:
- a CDS encoding stage II sporulation protein M, whose translation is MSMLIKFKDLVLESLKDHKKLIIGLYILFIICFIAAWILSGEAVNSISSSLPAINGTNTNTGLSTTEIFIHNEFGGIMTYVSSVFFAIPAIVMIIFNGANLGTLGALFNTILPNGGIMYIFYLIPHGIFEITATIIQSTAGVLLFLFIVRFLRTWIGKDSNGASDAFEKSKKLLIHSIILMIFSTILLVIAAPVEAYLSVPFSEFIMGLF
- the surE gene encoding 5'/3'-nucleotidase SurE, translating into MNILISNDDGVFAPGILAAKQAVEDLANVTVVAPDKNNSSVGRRLTLFKHLQIESCQLEDGSSAYSVNGSPADCVVVGAKYVMDEKPDLVISGINQGVNISCDITSSGTVCAAFEAVSLGIPAIAVSLFMDPKTSYKRDEKGEWYIDYDFDLTKKVLHDLVLKIIDKGFPEEVDLFNLNVPSNYESEDVKITSLSHKMLDKKVIDNTDEEKEEIFSYPLDENQDSDDLIMITPDLVKEYDEGSDGYALLVEKRPSLTPLKVNMTYDELKDW
- a CDS encoding class I SAM-dependent methyltransferase, encoding MNLEGVEKTMLLTLFAKAQHSQQKNHKFHDRRAIDVISQIDYDFSMADKDRFMKYGVISRTIVLDEMVSDYIKKHPHSTIVNIASGMDTRFDRLDNGMIRWYNVDLENSANFRLQYIKDSERVKTLSYSAMDPRWAEEIKIESGNVLFIIEGLSMYLSENDNREILKIISDNFRHCSIFIEIMPPVSVENVTEKSVEETDSQFIWGVEKGSDLVKLNRNFRWIMDVNLFDGMSKFKPAFRLFTWLPFLRRKMDYIAVLEK
- a CDS encoding bifunctional hydroxymethylpyrimidine kinase/phosphomethylpyrimidine kinase, giving the protein MNESIKILTIQDVSCFGQCSITVALPVVSAFGIETAILPSAVLSTHTSGFTDYTVRDLTEDLPAIQKHWESEGIYFDAIYTGFIASAEQLDYIKDIIDSRLKPGGLVFVDPAMADMGEFYNGFDQEFADKMGELCKLGDYILPNTTEACYILHKPWKENFSIEEMLEMAEDLKEFTNRYVILKGYDNGDQMGMIVFDKQESTVEIVYNDKVDYISHGTGDVFASSFVGSVMIGKSPVQSAKIAGEFTKKALEKTIGDETHWYGVKFEQAIPELYDLLKSI
- a CDS encoding cytosine permease yields the protein MENRTGLFTNAVIWFGVAISVSEIEAGIGIGNASTLSSLWLPVVLGHILGGILLFLVGYIGANVRMNAMEMTESTFSRYGSKFFAALNVLQLVAWVAVLNAQGALALGSLNLPVSFPVICILLAILIAIYVYVGLQRISKVTTIVMVVLTALLAVLSFKLLGANTPALPIADNIAHSASALSFWNIFEISIAMPISWLPVISDYTKDVEKPMGATMVSAIAYTLASLWMYFIGVEIANLGAGVNISQAILLTNLGTAGIIIVVLSTVTTNFMAANSAGESAKVIFNRLNPKMVGIVVSALSALLAISGVMDNYIDFLYLIASVFAPMAAVLLVSYYVVKDQSDGGWIWYWNIFSWLAGFIVYNIAINLDSIFLGPTLLAIIVSAFLAYAGALFKEKFTHCESDNI